CGCTGGCGCAGCCTGCCGAGGCCATTGCCCGCGTGGAGCATCACTTCGCGATCCATGCCCTTGAAATCGACCGCACCGACGGGATCAGCATGTCGTTCCCGCAGTGGCGTTTCAACCTGCGCTCCTCCAACACCGAACCGGTGGTGCGCCTGAACGTGGAATCACGGGCCGATACGGCGCTGATGGAAGCGCGAACGAAGGACATTCTGGCGCTGTTGAATCAGTAATCATTGCCCCTCACCCCAGCCCTCTCCCTAAGGGAGAGGGTGTTCAAATTCCCTCTCCCTTAGGGAGAGGGTTAGGGTGAGGGGGAAGGTTGTGAACTAAAGGAACAACGATGACGAATCTAAAAAAGCGCGACCGAGCGAGAACGAATGCATCGTTAATCTCTATGGTGCAGCGATTTTCTGATATCACCATCATGGTCGGCGGATTGTGGGTGGTGTGTCAGATCAGCGGGCAGTCGTTCTTATATATGCATCTGCTGATGGCCCTGATCGCGCTGGTGGTGTTCCAGATGATCGGCGGAATGACCGATTTTTATCGTTCGTGGCGCGGCGTGAAAATAACCACCGAGCTGATGCTTCTTCTGCAAAACTGGACCCTGAGCCTGATCTTCAGCGCCGGGCTGGTGGCTTTCAGCCAGGATTTCGATAACCGTCTGGTAACCTATCTGGCCTGGTATCTGCTGACCAGCGTAGGCATGGTGGTGTGCCGATCCTTGATCCGCTTTGGCGCAGGCTGGCTGCGTAACCGGGGCTATAACACCCGCTATGTGGCCGTTGCCGGTGATTTGCCGGTAGGTCAGGTGCTGCTTAACTCCTTCCGCAAAGAGCCGTGGTTAGGCTTCGACGTGGTCGGGATCTATCACGATGCCAAGCCGGGCGGTGTGTCGTCTGACTGGGCGGGAAACTACGAACAGCTGGTCGAGGACGCAAAAGCCGGCAAGATCCACAACGTCTACATCGCCATGCAGATGAAAGATGAATCCTGCATCAAAACGCTGGTGCGTGACCTGGCGGACACCACCTGTTCGGTAATCCTCATTCCGGACGTCTTTACCTTTAACATTCTCCACTCCCGTATTGAAGAAGTGAACGGCGTTCCGGTGGTTCCGCTGTACGACACGCCGCTGTCCGGTATTAACCGCGTGCTGAAACGCCTCGAAGATATCGTGCTCTCGTCGCTGATTTTGCTGCTGATTTCCCCGGTGCTGTGCTGTATTGCGCTGGCCGTAAAGATCAGCTCGCCCGGCCCGGTTATCTTCCGCCAGACCCGCTACGGCATGGACGGTAAGCCGATTATGGTGTGGAAATTCCGCTCCATGAAGGTGATGGAAAACGACAGCGTGGTAACGCAGGCGACGCAAAACGATCCGCG
This region of Enterobacter cancerogenus genomic DNA includes:
- the wcaJ gene encoding undecaprenyl-phosphate glucose phosphotransferase, with protein sequence MTNLKKRDRARTNASLISMVQRFSDITIMVGGLWVVCQISGQSFLYMHLLMALIALVVFQMIGGMTDFYRSWRGVKITTELMLLLQNWTLSLIFSAGLVAFSQDFDNRLVTYLAWYLLTSVGMVVCRSLIRFGAGWLRNRGYNTRYVAVAGDLPVGQVLLNSFRKEPWLGFDVVGIYHDAKPGGVSSDWAGNYEQLVEDAKAGKIHNVYIAMQMKDESCIKTLVRDLADTTCSVILIPDVFTFNILHSRIEEVNGVPVVPLYDTPLSGINRVLKRLEDIVLSSLILLLISPVLCCIALAVKISSPGPVIFRQTRYGMDGKPIMVWKFRSMKVMENDSVVTQATQNDPRVTRVGNFLRRTSLDELPQFINVFTGGMSIVGPRPHAVAHNEQYRTLIEGYMLRHKVKPGITGWAQINGWRGETDTLEKMEKRIEFDLEYIREWSVWFDIKIVFLTIFKGFVNKAAY